One genomic window of Nerophis lumbriciformis linkage group LG29, RoL_Nlum_v2.1, whole genome shotgun sequence includes the following:
- the ap4s1 gene encoding AP-4 complex subunit sigma-1 isoform X2, with translation MSFTAQHCKAGHRTGSEVTSSGRMITFILMVNRQGQTRLCRYYQPLKLSQRTALETDAVRCCLSRGRDQCSFVEYKDFKLVFRQYAALYIVAGVTDDENELSVYELLQNFVEVLDKYFSRVSELDIMFNLDRVHLILDEMVQNGHIVETNRSSVLAPLTALDKMADG, from the exons A acaggAAGTGAGGTCACATCCAGCGGGAGGATGATCACTTTCATCCTGATGGTGAACCGCCAGGGTCAGACCCGTCTATGCAGGTACTACCAGCCGCTCAAGCTGAGCCAGCGCACTGCGCTGGAGACCGACGCGGTCCGCTGCTGTTTGAGCCGTGGGCGGGACCAG TGTTCCTTTGTGGAGTACAAGGACTTCAAACTGGTGTTCCGCCAGTACGCCGCCCTCTACATTGTGGCAGGTGTCACCGACGACGAG AACGAGCTGTCCGTCTACGAGCTTCTGCAGAACTTTGTGGAAGTTCTGGATAAATACTTCAGCCGGGTG AGCGAACTGGAC ATCATGTTCAACCTGGACCGAGTCCACCTCATCCTGGACGAGATGGTCCAGAATGGACACATCGTGGAGACCAACAGGAGCAGTGTTCTGGCGCCGCTCACAGCTCTCGACAAGATGGCGGACGGCTga
- the ap4s1 gene encoding AP-4 complex subunit sigma-1 isoform X1 → MSFTAQVCLEQHCKAGHRTGSEVTSSGRMITFILMVNRQGQTRLCRYYQPLKLSQRTALETDAVRCCLSRGRDQCSFVEYKDFKLVFRQYAALYIVAGVTDDENELSVYELLQNFVEVLDKYFSRVSELDIMFNLDRVHLILDEMVQNGHIVETNRSSVLAPLTALDKMADG, encoded by the exons A acaggAAGTGAGGTCACATCCAGCGGGAGGATGATCACTTTCATCCTGATGGTGAACCGCCAGGGTCAGACCCGTCTATGCAGGTACTACCAGCCGCTCAAGCTGAGCCAGCGCACTGCGCTGGAGACCGACGCGGTCCGCTGCTGTTTGAGCCGTGGGCGGGACCAG TGTTCCTTTGTGGAGTACAAGGACTTCAAACTGGTGTTCCGCCAGTACGCCGCCCTCTACATTGTGGCAGGTGTCACCGACGACGAG AACGAGCTGTCCGTCTACGAGCTTCTGCAGAACTTTGTGGAAGTTCTGGATAAATACTTCAGCCGGGTG AGCGAACTGGAC ATCATGTTCAACCTGGACCGAGTCCACCTCATCCTGGACGAGATGGTCCAGAATGGACACATCGTGGAGACCAACAGGAGCAGTGTTCTGGCGCCGCTCACAGCTCTCGACAAGATGGCGGACGGCTga
- the ap4s1 gene encoding AP-4 complex subunit sigma-1 isoform X3, translating into MITFILMVNRQGQTRLCRYYQPLKLSQRTALETDAVRCCLSRGRDQCSFVEYKDFKLVFRQYAALYIVAGVTDDENELSVYELLQNFVEVLDKYFSRVSELDIMFNLDRVHLILDEMVQNGHIVETNRSSVLAPLTALDKMADG; encoded by the exons ATGATCACTTTCATCCTGATGGTGAACCGCCAGGGTCAGACCCGTCTATGCAGGTACTACCAGCCGCTCAAGCTGAGCCAGCGCACTGCGCTGGAGACCGACGCGGTCCGCTGCTGTTTGAGCCGTGGGCGGGACCAG TGTTCCTTTGTGGAGTACAAGGACTTCAAACTGGTGTTCCGCCAGTACGCCGCCCTCTACATTGTGGCAGGTGTCACCGACGACGAG AACGAGCTGTCCGTCTACGAGCTTCTGCAGAACTTTGTGGAAGTTCTGGATAAATACTTCAGCCGGGTG AGCGAACTGGAC ATCATGTTCAACCTGGACCGAGTCCACCTCATCCTGGACGAGATGGTCCAGAATGGACACATCGTGGAGACCAACAGGAGCAGTGTTCTGGCGCCGCTCACAGCTCTCGACAAGATGGCGGACGGCTga